Proteins co-encoded in one Syntrophorhabdales bacterium genomic window:
- a CDS encoding isochorismatase family protein, with the protein LYVRSVEAATRLLRSEGFFVLATQDWHPPDHISFAKNHPGKEPFDTIEINGRTQVLWPSHCVQGTDDARLLVDESLFAAVIRKAQNPLFDSYSAVQDDSGEKTGLEATLREKGIVSVVIYGIALDYCVRATAIDLVHAGFKTAVVESLCRGVSPETSVQAITQMREEGVNVVQDLHEALADSLSQGG; encoded by the coding sequence AATTGTACGTAAGGTCTGTTGAGGCTGCCACGCGGCTTCTCAGGTCAGAAGGTTTTTTTGTCCTGGCGACACAGGACTGGCATCCTCCAGACCATATTTCCTTTGCGAAGAATCATCCCGGCAAAGAACCCTTTGACACGATCGAGATCAATGGTAGGACACAGGTCCTGTGGCCGTCCCATTGCGTCCAGGGAACCGACGATGCCCGCCTGCTCGTGGACGAGAGCCTTTTTGCTGCTGTCATCAGGAAAGCGCAAAATCCTCTCTTTGATAGTTACTCGGCGGTGCAGGATGACAGCGGCGAGAAAACCGGACTGGAGGCAACGCTCCGGGAGAAGGGTATCGTCTCGGTTGTCATCTACGGAATTGCCCTTGATTACTGTGTCAGGGCAACGGCCATCGACCTGGTACATGCTGGGTTCAAGACAGCCGTTGTTGAGAGCCTCTGTCGAGGTGTTTCACCTGAGACCTCTGTTCAAGCCATCACGCAGATGCGGGAGGAAGGCGTCAACGTGGTGCAAGACCTGCACGAAGCACTCGCTGATTCGCTGTCACAGGGTGGATGA
- a CDS encoding cyclic nucleotide-binding domain-containing protein — MAIMESDLFKGVSQRFITRIANSAEERTYKKNSVIFEKGEQASYFYVLVAGDVHIEIGQNEGTLAVRRTGEIFGWSALVEPYSYTATARCAAETKVLRVSRDLVEAAVKEHPGEGLAVLKNLTGIIAGRLRFAYRLLSPEA; from the coding sequence ATGGCAATTATGGAATCAGACCTTTTCAAGGGCGTCAGCCAACGTTTCATCACGCGGATCGCAAACAGCGCAGAGGAACGTACTTACAAGAAGAATTCGGTCATCTTCGAGAAGGGGGAGCAGGCTTCTTATTTCTACGTTCTTGTTGCGGGTGACGTCCACATCGAGATAGGTCAAAATGAAGGAACCCTCGCAGTGAGACGAACCGGAGAGATCTTCGGTTGGTCGGCCCTCGTTGAACCGTACAGCTACACCGCAACCGCGAGATGTGCCGCTGAGACAAAGGTACTCAGGGTATCACGGGACCTGGTAGAGGCGGCCGTAAAAGAGCATCCCGGCGAGGGGCTTGCCGTCCTCAAGAATCTTACGGGGATCATTGCTGGTCGGTTGCGATTCGCTTACCGGCTTCTTTCACCGGAAGCATGA
- a CDS encoding dihydrolipoyl dehydrogenase: MKEYDVIVIGSGSGLSIVQKALSEKLRVALVAREYLGGTCLNVGCVPSKLLIYPADRIVEIENAGKLGITAAIESIDFKGIMERIRAYVQKGVSFLRKDTTSAKNLDFYEVEARFVADYTLQVRDEQIRGHRIFIASGARPLVPPIKGIHDVDYLTNETLLSLGTLPASVVVLGGSYIGVEYAHFFSAMGSKVTIVERLERLVPSEEPEVSDLLKKEMEKRMTIYTGTMAAEVRKAANGITVLVRESRNGQEKEIAAERLLVAAGRIPNADHLDVLNTGVETDAAGFIKIDKYLQTTKERIWSIGDATGKQMFTHAADKEVDVVWHNATHSEKIEMDFSAVPHAVFSYPQIASVGLTEDEARKTYQISVGKANYNDVTQGDARMEEAGFAKAIVEKGTGRILGFHIIGPEASVLVQEIVNAVANRAGVDSIMNSMHIFPSMSGLITETLSRAG, from the coding sequence ATGAAAGAGTACGATGTGATCGTGATCGGCTCCGGTTCAGGATTGAGTATAGTCCAGAAAGCGCTGTCGGAGAAGTTGCGAGTCGCGCTCGTAGCCAGGGAATACCTGGGTGGAACCTGCCTGAATGTAGGCTGCGTTCCGTCAAAGCTGCTGATCTACCCGGCGGACCGCATCGTCGAGATAGAGAACGCGGGCAAGCTTGGCATCACCGCTGCTATCGAGAGCATCGATTTCAAAGGCATCATGGAACGGATACGAGCGTATGTTCAAAAGGGAGTCTCTTTTTTGAGGAAGGATACCACCAGTGCAAAGAATCTCGACTTTTATGAGGTCGAAGCACGTTTTGTTGCTGACTACACGCTGCAGGTAAGAGATGAGCAGATACGTGGGCACAGGATATTCATAGCGTCCGGCGCGCGGCCCCTTGTTCCCCCAATTAAGGGCATACACGATGTTGATTACCTGACGAACGAAACTCTCCTGTCGCTCGGGACGCTGCCTGCAAGTGTGGTTGTTCTTGGCGGAAGCTATATCGGGGTCGAATATGCGCACTTCTTTTCCGCGATGGGCTCGAAAGTGACCATCGTCGAAAGATTGGAAAGGCTCGTCCCGTCTGAAGAACCGGAGGTGTCTGACCTTCTGAAGAAGGAGATGGAGAAGCGCATGACGATCTACACCGGAACAATGGCGGCAGAGGTGCGTAAGGCGGCAAACGGCATTACCGTCCTGGTCCGGGAGTCACGTAACGGACAGGAGAAGGAGATCGCCGCTGAAAGACTCCTTGTCGCCGCTGGAAGGATCCCGAACGCCGACCATCTTGACGTACTAAATACAGGAGTGGAGACCGACGCCGCCGGGTTTATTAAGATCGACAAGTACCTTCAGACCACGAAAGAGCGTATATGGTCGATTGGTGATGCGACGGGCAAGCAGATGTTTACTCATGCGGCGGACAAGGAGGTTGACGTTGTCTGGCACAACGCTACTCACAGCGAAAAGATAGAGATGGACTTCAGCGCAGTTCCCCACGCGGTCTTCAGCTACCCGCAGATCGCATCCGTAGGTCTCACAGAAGACGAGGCGAGAAAGACCTACCAGATTTCTGTCGGCAAGGCTAACTATAACGATGTGACGCAAGGAGACGCCAGGATGGAAGAAGCCGGTTTCGCGAAGGCGATCGTAGAGAAGGGCACCGGGCGCATCCTCGGCTTCCACATCATCGGGCCTGAAGCTTCAGTGCTCGTACAGGAGATAGTCAACGCCGTGGCCAACAGGGCCGGCGTCGATTCAATAATGAACAGCATGCATATATTTCCCTCCATGTCGGGACTGATCACCGAGACACTCAGCAGGGCGGGATAG